TGCTCAAGCACAAGCAGCCGGTGGGCAAGAAGGTGGCCATCATCGGCGCCGGCGGCATCGGTTTCGACACCGCCGAATACCTGACCCACGAGGGCGAATCCACCTCGCTGAACACCGAGGCCTTCATGCGCGAGTGGGGCGTGGACATGACGGGCGAAACCGCCGGCGGCCTGGCGCCGCAAGGCCCGCAGCCGCATAAGAGCCCGCGCGAGGTCTACCTCTTGCAGCGCAAGACCAGCAAGGTGGGCGAGGGCCTGGGCAAGACCACCGGCTGGATCCACCGCGCCAGCCTGCAGATGAAGCGCGTGCAAATGTGGTCCGGCGTCAGCTACGACAAGATAGACGATGCCGGCCTGCACATCACGGTGAAGGGCGAGCAACAAGTGCTGCCGGTGGACAATGTGGTGATCTGCGCCGGCCAGGACCCGCTGCGCGAACTGCAGCAGCCGCTGCTGGACGCCGGCAAGACCGTGCACCTGATAGGCGGCGCCGACGTGGCGGCCGAGCTGGACGCCAAGCGCGCCATCGACCAGGGCTCGCGGCTGGCCGCAGCCATCTGATCTCACCGGATCTTGCCTCGAAGCCCCCGCCTCGCGGGGGCTTTTCAATTGCAGAGCGTCCAGCCATCCCAGAACAGCCTTGGGGTCTGTGCTTTGCCCCGCCCGAAAGGCGGGAGCATGGCAGGCGGGGCATTGAAAACTCCGGGTTTGAACTGAGAATCTCGGCGGCTGCTTAATCCGGAGGCGGGCTTGGGCGACACTGAATGCCAGGTGCATTGGCATCGAACAGTCGACAAGGAGCGCAAACATGATTCGCCAAGACGCGAAGTATCGGCAGGGCCTGGAGTTGATCGAGTTTCTGCATGGCGGGCATACCGGAGGAGAGCGTGTGGCCGCCGTGGCGGAAATCAGCCCCGATTTCGCCGACATGGCCATCGCCTGGGCCACCGGCCACATCCTGAGCCGTCCAGGCTTGGACCTGTCCACCCGCGAGCTGATCCTGGTGGCGGCCTGCGCCACCTAGGGATTCGCGTTGACGCAGCTGGTGGCGCACGCCGAGGCGGCATTGCGCGCCGGCGCCACCCGACAACAAATACACGAAACCATTTCGCAGCTGACGTTCTATGCCGGCGGGCCGGCAGTCAGCAATGCGCTGGTGGCGCTGAAGCACGTGCTGGGCGAAGCCCAGGCCTGATCATGCCGGCCCGCTTCCCGTGGGCTCTTTTCGCCTGTCGTGGCGGCGATTGCGCCGATTGTCATTGTATTTTCAGCAATAATTTGCCATTTTCATCATGAACCCGTGAAAACCCGTCCTTCCCATCCCGCCGGCGTGGCCGGCATGTTTTCGAGGAGCGTTCATGAGACTCAGATTCCTGCTATGCCTGGCGCCGCTGATGGCGTCCATGGCCTGGGCG
This genomic window from Chromobacterium phragmitis contains:
- a CDS encoding carboxymuconolactone decarboxylase family protein; protein product: MTQLVAHAEAALRAGATRQQIHETISQLTFYAGGPAVSNALVALKHVLGEAQA